In a genomic window of Salvia splendens isolate huo1 unplaced genomic scaffold, SspV2 ctg1083, whole genome shotgun sequence:
- the LOC121788579 gene encoding bax inhibitor 1-like, with protein MDSFSSFFDSQSSSRNRWSYDSLKNFRQISPVVQTHLKQVYLSLCCALLASAVGVYLHILWNMGGTLTSLGCMGCIFWLLATPFHQEKKKVSLLMAAALLEGASIGPLVELAIEFDTSILISAFVGCSLAFGCFSGAAMVARRREYLYLGGLLSSGLSILLWLHFASSIFGGSMALFKFELYFGLLVFVGYIVVDTQDIIEKAHLGDLDYVNHSLTLFTDFVVVFVRVLIIMLKNASEKEEKKKKRRN; from the coding sequence ATGGATTCATTTTCTTCCTTCTTCGATTCGCAATCCTCCTCTCGTAACAGATGGAGTTATGATTCGCTCAAGAATTTCCGCCAGATTTCTCCCGTTGTTCAAACACATCTTAAACAGGTGTATCTCTCTCTATGTTGTGCATTGTTGGCATCAGCAGTTGGGGTTTATCTCCACATTCTTTGGAACATGGGTGGAACTCTCACTTCTCTTGGATGCATGGGCTGTATCTTTTGGCTGCTAGCTACCCCATTTCACCAAGAGAAAAAGAAAGTCTCCCTTCTCATGGCAGCTGCGCTCCTTGAAGGAGCCTCAATTGGTCCTCTGGTTGAACTGGCCATTGAATTTGACACAAGCATCTTGATTAGTGCTTTTGTTGGTTGTTCTCTGGCCTTTGGTTGTTTTTCTGGAGCTGCAATGGTTGCTAGACGTAGAGAGTACTTGTACCTTGGTGGTCTGCTTTCTTCCGGGCTCTCCATCCTACTTTGGTTGCACTTTGCTTCCTCAATTTTCGGTGGTTCCATGGCTCTATTCAAATTTGAGTTGTATTTTGGACTCTTGGTGTTTGTGGGCTACATCGTAGTTGATACCCAGGATATAATTGAGAAAGCACACTTAGGAGACCTGGACTATGTGAATCATTCTCTTACCTTGTTTACTGATTTTGTTGTTGTCTTTGTACGAGTTCTTATCATTATGTTGAAGAATGCATctgagaaagaagaaaagaagaagaagaggaggaactGA